The Stenotrophomonas sp. BIO128-Bstrain region CGAGCGCGCCCAGACTGGTGGCCAGGAAACTTCTGCGAGTGAACATCTGCGCCCTCCCAAGCGTGCTCGCCATGTCCGCGCGGTTACCCGGCGGCGATGGCCTTGCAGGTAATGTCGCCGTAGCCGACGAAACGGATCAATGCTTGCTGGCCCACGGCGATGTCGTGGATGCCGGTAGCGTTGCCACTGGCGATCAGGTCGCCGGCCTTCAACGGCCGCCCACGCTGCGCCGAGCGGCCCAGGGCGAAGGCATAGGCGGTACGCAGGCCACCGGGCAGCAGGGTCGCGCCACCGGTGCCGACCACCTCGCCCTCGATGCGGGTTTCCGCACGCAGGTCGGCATCGTCCAGGCGGGTCCAGTCCGGGATTTCCGGGCCCAGCACCAGGCCATTGTTGTTGCCGAAGTCCGACACCACCACGCGCGGACCGAGCTTGTTGATGGTCGCCAGCGGGCTGCTGGCCACTTCAACGCCGATGAAGAGCTTGGCGGCCAGGGCCTCGGCTTCTTCCGGAGTCCACTGCAGCTTGTCCGCCGGGGCGTCTTCCTGCAGCTGGATCACGTACTCGGCCTCGACCGCGCCGAAGCCCCCGACGAACACCGGAATCTCTACTGTTCCACCGGTAGCATTCCAGAGCTGACGCGAGAAGATCGGGCCCAGCAGCCGGTCGTCGCCGGAGACATCGCGGCGCTCGGCGGCGATGTAGCCCACCTTCCAGCCGACCACCTGGTCGTCCCACAGCGCGATGGCCTGGTCCTGTACCTGGTAGGCGGTGACGAGGTCTTCCGGGATGGTGCCCGGGAAATCCGGCAGGGATTGGCCGTGTTGGCGGGCGTTGACGAAGTGCCGGGCGATCTCGCCCAACCCTTGGTCGGGCAGGTCCTGTTTGCCGTGGTCGTTGCTCAAGCGGGTCTCCCGGAAAAATTGTTGCACTGCCAATCGACAGCGGTTGGATGTGCTGTATATGGTAAACCGGTGTCATTGGCAATGTGCAGCGCATCAGAACGGCTGCCGGTCAGGCACGATGCCTGTTCCCCTGCCGGAAGGACGTCCGCCGATGCGCCGCCCCCTAGTGTTGTCATTGTTCCCTTTCTTGCTGCTGGCCTGCGGCCTCGCGCGCGCAGCCGAGCATGCCGTGCCGGACACCGAGCCGGCCGCTGGCGCGGCGGACCGGATCGCGTTGTGGCCGGCGGGCGAGGTGCCGGGCGAAGCCGGCCCGGCCAGCGTGCCCAACGTGGTGGAGCGCAGCCATGATCCCGCCCTGCCGGATCGCTACATCGACAACGTCAGTGCGCCCTACCTGGTGGTGTACCGGCCACCGCGCCCGAACGGCAGCGCGTTGCTGGTGGTGCCTGGCGGCGGCTACCAGCGCATCGTGCTCGACAAGGAAGGCACTGCCCTGGTGCCGGCGTTCGTCGAGCAGGGCGGGGTGACCCTGTTCGTGCTGCGCTACCGGCTGCCCGCCGGCCGCAGTGATCGCCAGGCCGCCCTGGCCGATGCGCAGCGCGCGATGCGGGTGATCCGCGCGGATGCTTCGCGCTGGCAGATCGATCCGCAGCGCGTCGGGGTAATGGGGTTTTCGGCCGGCGGCCACGTCGCGGCACGGCTGAGCAATGGCTTCGATGCACCGGTCTATCCCCATCGCGATGCCATCGATGCGCTCAGCGCACGCCCGGATGTCGCTTTGCTGATCTACCCGGTGATCGACATGGGCGCGCACGCGCATACCGGCTCGCGTGCGCGCCTGCTTGGCCCGCACCCCGATGCCGCGCTGCAGGCACGGTTCTCGATGCAGGAGCAGGTCCGCACCGATACGCCGCCGACCTTCCTGGTGCATGCGCAGGACGACACCGTGGTCTCGGTCGACAACAGCCTGGTGTATTACCAGGCGCTGCGGCGCGCCGGCGTCGCCACCGAAATGCATCTGTTCCCGTTCGGCGGCCACGGCTTCGGCGTGCGCATCCCGGCCGGTTTGACCGCCGCGCAGTGGCCCGAGCTGGCCCTGCGCTGGATCCCCTCGCGCCACACGGAGCCCGCGCGCCATGACTGATACCCCCGCCGATCTTCAACGGCGTCGTTTCCTGCGCGACAGTGCGCGCTACGCACTCATGCTCGGTGCTACCAGCCTGCCGCTGTTGCCGGCCTTTGCCGGGGTGCCCGGCCCGCGCCACGATGCCGCGCCGCTGGCGCGTGTACGCAGCGGGCGCCTGCGCGGGCAGCTCGAGCAGGGCGTGAATGTGTTCCGCGGCATTCCCTACGGCGCCGATACCGCGCCACGACGCTTCCAGCCGGCCGTGCAGGAATCGGCCTGGCGTGGCGTGCGTGATGCACTGGCGTACGGCAATGCCGCGCCGCAGGGCGGTAACGAAGGGCCGGGCAGCGAGGACTGCCTCTACCTCAACGTGTGGACCCCGGCGCTGCGCGACGGCGGCAAGCGGCCGATCGTGTTCTATATCCATGGCGGTGCCTACAACAACGGCTCGGGCAGCGACCCGCTGTATGACGGCAGCGCGTTGTGCCGGCGTGGCGACGTGGTCGTGGTCACGGTCAACCATCGGCTCAACGTGTTCGGTTACCTGTACCTGGCGCAGCTGGGCGATGCGCGCTTCGCCGATTCGGGCAATGTCGGCCAGCTCGATCTGGTCCAGGCGCTGCAGTGGGTACGCCAGCACGCGCCGGAGTTCGGTGGCGATGCGGGCAACATCACCGTGGTCGGCCAATCCGGTGGCGGGGCGAAGATCGCCACGCTGATGGCGATGCCGGCCGCACGCGGCCTGTTCCAGCGCGCGTGGACGATGAGCGGGCAGCAGGTCACCGCTGCCGGCCCGCGTGCGGCCACCCAGCGCGCGCAGATCGCGATGCAGGCCGTGGGGGCGGCCGATGCCGAGGCGCTGCGCACGATGCCGATGGAAGCGCTGCTGGCCGCCACCCGTGCACGCGATCCCTCGCGCGTGGAGAACAGCAGCCTGTACGTGGGCCCCGTGCTGGACGGTCGCTCGCTGCCGGTGCATCCGTTCTGGCCGGAGGCGCCGGCACAGTCCGCCGGAATCCCGATGGTGATCGGCAACACCCACGATGAAACCCGCGCCTTCCTCGGCAACGACCCGGCCAACTTCGCCCTGACCTGGGAGACGCTGCCGGCCAAGCTGGAAAAAGAGCAGTACGTGGACCTGCTGCCCTCGGTGGTGATCGCCGAGTACCGCCGCCTGTATCCGCACTACACGCCTTCGGAGGTGTTCTTCGCCGCCACCACCGCCGGTCGTTCATGGCGCGGTGCGGTGGAGGAACTGGAAGCGCGTGCACGCCAGGGCGCACCCACCTGGGCTTATCAACTCGATTGGAGCTCGCCGCTGGACGGCGGCAGGTTCGGTGCGTTCCACACCCTGGATATCCCGCTGGTGTTCGACAACATCGACCGCCCCGGTTCGCGCACCGGCAACGGCGAGGAAGCCAGCCGCGTGGCGGCCACGATGAGCGAGGCCCTGATCGCCTTCGCCCGCCATGGCGATCCGAATCATGGCGGACTGCCACGCTGGCAGACCTATTCGATCAACCGCCGCGAAACGATGCTGTTCGATGCCACCTCACAGCAGGCCGACGACCCGCGCGGTGGCGAGCGTCGTCTCTATCAGCAGGCCCCCTTCATCCAACGAGGCACATTCTGATGCGTATGCCACTCGACAGCGTCTTCCAACGGCCTACGGCCAGCCGGGGCGAAGGTCATAGGTGACTTTGCGCGCTCGAAGGAGGTCGCTCTTTTGGATACCGAGGTGTTGGACAGCGTAGTCGACGGCCGCGGTGAGTTCGTCAAAGCTCATTCGCAGATGAAGTGAGTATAGATCGACGGCGTCCTCGTACTTTTCCAAGTAGCGGTCCAAGCCCAGATTGTACCGGTCGCCACTCAGCATGAGAAAGAACTCCTGATGCGCCGGTTCACCTGATTCTAGGTAGTCGACGTTGATCCAGATACGCGTCCTGCTATGAAGCATCGCCTTGATCGTTGCAATGTCGCTATTTTTCATCACTGAGAAGTGGCAGCGTCAGCTGACGGGGGAGGACCGTTTCAGTGGCGATACTAGCGCGTTGCGGCCGTGCGACTGCCGCGACCACTGGCGTTGCTCGCTGGGACGTGCCCACGAGGTGACGCTTTAGACGACAAATACCGGCAGGTCGCCGACGTGTTGCATTCCACGATCAGTATCCATTTCATTGAACGGAGAAAGACCAATGCGGTGTACGTCCTGGCTGCTCGGCAGCGCACTGTTCGCCCTGATGAGCGCGGCGCAGGCCGCCGTGGATCCGGCGGTGATGGACCGCCCGGCACCGACCCCGATCCGCGCCAGCAAGATCGTGCTGGTCGGCGATTCCACCACGGCCGTGCAGGGCGGCTGGGGGCCGGCGTTCTGCGCACGGCACGTGACCTCGTTCCTGACCTGCACCAACCTCGCCCGCGGCGGCCGCAGCACCTACAACTACCGTGCCGAAGGCTCGTGGGCGCTGGCCGAGGCGGAGATGCGCATGCCGGGCTATGCGCAGACCTGGGTACTGATCCAGTTCGGCCACAACGACCAGCCAGGCAAGCCGGGCCGCTCCACCGATCTGCAGCGCGAGTTCCCGGACAATCTGCGCCGCTACGTGCGCGAGGTCCGCGCCGCCGGTGCACAGCCGGTGCTGCTGACCCCGTTGACCCGCCGCCAGTTCGCCGACGGCGTGCTGATCGATGATCTGGCCCCGTGGGCCGAGGCCGTGCGCACTGTTGCGCGGGAACTGGAGGTGCCGCTGGTCGACCTCCACGCACGCAGCCGCGCGGTGGTGCAGGCACTTGGGCCGGTAGCCTCGATGCCGCTGGCACAGGCGGCCGCCACGCCTGCGCAGGTGAGTGCGGCGCTGGGCGGTACGACCGTGGGCGCAGCGCCCGTCGCTGGCGCACCCGTCGCGCAGAACAACGCCGCCACCGAGCCCATGGGGCAGGCCAAGGTCGCCTTTGATTACACCCATCTGGGCCCGGACGGCGCGGCGCTGTTCGCCACGCTGGTCACCGAGGAACTCGCCCGTCAGGTTCCCTCGTTGCGGCCGCTGCTGATTCCCTGATCGATAGGCAAGCCCGACGATTTCTTTCGAATGGCGGGGTATGTCGGAGATGGTGGGGCAAACGGATGTGATCCAGGTCAAACACGTTGTTCACCGGGATCGCCTAGACTCGGGGCATGCAAGACCAATGCAACCCGTTTCCGCCGTTCCATGGCCGCGATCGATTGATCGCCGCGGTCGACCATGCGGTGCAGCACGAGCACGCGCACCAGATCGCCACCACGCTGCGCTCGGCGTTGCGTGAGGCGATCGCCGACAGCCGGATCCAGCTGCCGGCCTGCGTGCATCGCCCCATCCAGGACCACTACGCGCGCCGAGAGCTGTACCGCAGCCCCGTGCACGGCTACAGCATCGTGGCGATGAGCTGGGGGCCGGGGCAGGGCACGCCGCTGCATGACCACAGCGGGCTGTGGTGCGTGGAGGGCGTGTGGATGGGCCAGCTGGAAATCACCCAGTACCAGCTGCTGGAGCGTGACGGCGAGCGGTTTCGCTTCCGCCCCGAAGCAGCCGTGGTGGGCGATTGTGGCAGCGCCGGCAGCCTGATCCCGCCGCACGAGTACCACACCATCCGCAATACCAGCGATGCGGAGCTGGCGATCTCGGTGCACGTCTATCAGGGCGAGATGACCCGTAGTGCCATCTTCGAACCCGAGGCCGATGGCTGGTACCAGCGCCGCGTGCAGGTGATGGAAACCGACGCGGCCTAGGGCGCGGCGGGCGCACCGCTCGACCCGACGCCGCGGTAGCGCGCATCATGCGCGTTCCACCCGGTTACCGACGTTCCGCCATGCCTACGCTGCCGTTCCAACAGGTCAATGTCTTCAGCCGGGATCCCCTGCGCGGCAATCCGCTGGCCGTGGTGCTTGATGCCGAGAGCATCGACGACACGCGCATGGCCGCGTTCGCGCACTGGACCAACCTGAGCGAGACCACCTTCCTGCTGCCGCCTACCGATCCGCAGGCGGACTATCGCGTGCGCATCTTCACCACGCTGGAAGAACTCCCGTTCGCCGGGCATCCCACGCTGGGCAGCTGTCATGCCTGGCTGGCCCATGGCGGCGTGCCCAAGGGCGAAGAGATCGTGCAGGAGTGCGGCATCGGCCTGGTGCGGATCCGCCGCAGCGCGGCGGGCCTGGCGTTCCTGGCGCCGCCGCTGCTGCGGGGCGACGCATTGGCGCCGGACCTGCGTGAACAGGTGCGACGCGGGCTCGGCGTGGCAACGCAGGACGTGGTGGACGCGCGCTGGGCGGACAACGGTACCGGCTGGCTGGCCCTGCGCCTGCGTGACCGCGCCGCGGTGCTGGCGATCCAGCCGGATTACGCGCAGCTGCAGGGGCTGAAGGTCGGCGTGTTCGGGCCGTGGCAGGCCGACGATGGCGACGAGGCCCAGTACGAAAGCCGCGCCTTCATTGCCGGTGACGGCGCACCGGAGGACCCGGCCACCGGCAGCCTCAATGCCGGCATCGCGCGCTGGCTGCTGAGCACCGGCGAGGCGCCGGAGCGCTATGTGATCAGCCAGGGCACCGCCATGGGCCGTGCTGGGCGGCTGCGGGTAGAGCGCGTGGGCGAAGCACTGTGGATCGGCGGGGACTGCGTGACCTGCATCGAGGGGCAGGTCACGCTGTGATCCGTCGCTGCCATGCATGGCATGGCACTACCGGTCCAGCACCACCAGGTTGTTGCGCTGGGTCACCTCGGCGGCGCCATCGGCCTGCATGACACGCACGCGCAGCCCACGGTGATCCCCCGCCGGCAGCGGCAGGCTGATCGTGGTGGTTTTCGGCACCAGATCGCTCGGCGCAGGCAGGCTGGGTATCTCGACCCGGGCAAGCTCACGGCCCTTGGCATCTTCCAGCACCGCCACGCCCAGGCTGGTCGCGACGTGGCCCAGGCTGTGCACGGTCACCTGCACCTGGCCGTCCTCCACGCGCACATCGCCCCGCCCGATGCCGAGGTCGGCCCGCTGCTCGACCGGCGTGCCGGCCTGCACCAGCTCGAACTCGAACACCTGGCTCTGCCCCGGCGCGAAGCGCAGCGTGGTCGAGGCGCTGCGTTCCAGCGCCAGATCGCGCGTGGTCGCCTTGCCGTCGATCCGGTCATCGCCGTCGCGGTCCACGCCGCTGGTCATCCGCCATTGCCCGGCGGTGACGTTCCAGGTGCTCATCTCCGCGTCCACCGCGCGCGTGCCCAGGTTGTAGGCGATCACCTTGAAGCGGTCCGGCGAAGGCGCGTGCACCAGCAGCGCCACCTGTTCGGCCGCGTCCGGCTGGGCGAAGCGCCAGCTCACGGTGTGGCCGGGCCAGCTCTGGTTGCGCTTGAGCGCGATACCGCCCAACCGCGCGCGCTGCAGGAATTCGCTCGGCGCTTCGACACGGTCAGACCACCAGTGCCCTTCGGTGTTCATGTATTCGCGCTGCGCCTTGGCCTGGATGCCATCAGCGTGCAATGCCTCCAGGTACTTCTTGTCGCCGGTGGCCTGCCACGCCATCAGACTGGAGAAGCCGGTGTTGCCACCGTCGGCATCGCTGATGAAGCGCGGGTTCCACTCGGCACCGCGGCCCAGCGCCTCGACGTAGTTCTCGCCCAGGTTGGACAAGGCACCCGGGCCACCGCGCTCCACGCGGTAGTCCAGCGCCTTGAGGTACTTGTCATCGCCGGTCCAGCGCCATGCCGCCCAGAAGGTATGCATGATGTCGCCGCTGCCTGAGCCGTTGTTGAGCTCGCCGCCGCGGGTCTTGCCGGTCGCCCAGTGGATCTCGTTCGGCAGCGCCCAGCGCCCCTTGTCGTCGGTGTAGGCGTGGGCCAGGTAGCTGTCGGCCAGGCCGGTGACCAGCTTTCGGCCGGTCGGGTCGGCGTTGTACTGCCCGATCAGGAACGCCGGGTGCAGCACCGGGAAGGAGTACGGTTTCTGCCACTGCCAGTTCGGCTCGCGGTAGACCTTGTTGCCGCCGAACCAGTTGCTGGAGAACAGCAGATGCCCCTGCGGATTGGGCAGGATGATGCGTTCATCGAAGGCCTTCACCGTTTCCATCAGGCGCTCGACGGTGAGCGGATCACCCCAGTTGAGGTAGAGCATCGCGCTGTTGGTGTTGATGCCTTCCTCGTAGGCATGCAGCTCGTCGGTCTCGATGGTGCTCAAGCCGTTGCTGAACATGCCATTGCGGTACACCGCGTCGGACAGTGCGGTCAGCGAGGCGTTGAGCTTGTCCGGCTGCACGCCCATCAGCGCCAGCCCAGGCCACTGCTGGGTCAGGTCGGAGTCGTCGGAGATGCCGCCGCCGAAGTCGCCATAGGCGATCTGGCGGTTGTCGATCCACCAGTCGATGAAGCGGCGTACGTACTTGAGGTCTTCGGTCTGGCGGAAGGCCCACAGCGGTACGCCCTTGGGCGCGTCGGGCTGGGTGAACGGCGGTTTGCCCTGGCTGTTGTAGCTGATGTAGTTCCAGTACAGCCGGCCCAGTTCGTGGTCCGGATCGACGCGCAGCAGATCGCTGAGGTCGGCATAGACGCGCGCATACAGGCGCTGGCGCTTGGAGGTGGTGTGCTCTTCGACCAGGAAGCCCCAGTTGTCGCGTACCTGATTGAAGCGGTCGGCGATGTGTTCCTTCTTCGCCTCCTCGCGGTCCTTGTAGACCATGCGGATTTCCGCCCCATCCAGCGAGGTCGCGTTGAAGCCGGGCGCCGCAGAGGCGATGGAGATCCACAGGCTGTCGGCGGTCAGGATGCGATCGCGCAGGTCCAGCCACAGGGTGCGCTTCTGGCCCGGCTTGACCGAGACCGACACGTCGATCATGTCGCGCGCCGGCCAGATCGGGTCCTTGATGCGGATGTTGAGCGGGATCAGGCCGTCCTGCGTGGCCGGCAGATCCAGCTTGGGCAGATCGATGGCGATGCCATCCAGGCCGTCATGCATGTTCTCCCAGCTGTGTGCCCAGCTGCGGATCAGCGGCTGCGCGGCCGGCGCGTCGCTCACGCCGGAGGGAATCAGCACGTGCACGATCGGCAGCGGCTGCGCGGGCAGCGTGTCGGCCGTGCGCTTGCGCGAGCCGGCGCCCTTGGGCAGCGCCATCACCGTGCTGCGTTCGGCCGCCGGGTAGCGGCCGTCGATGTACTCGCGCAGTGCGGCGATGTTGGTGTAATCCGGCAGCGCCTGGCTGTCGATCAGGTAGCGCTGCTTCACCGTGCCCTCCGGCTCGGCGGCGTCGCTGACCTGGTAGGCCCAGATTTCCTGGATCGGGGTTTCCTGCGCGGTATTGCGGAAGTGCAGCACGCCGCCGTCCTGGGCTGGAATGCTGTTGACGCTGCGGACCACGCCCTGCGGGCGCTGGAACAGGGTCTGTGCCGGCTGGCCGTCCACGCTGTGGCTGAGCCCGCCAAACGCTGCACCGCGCACTTCGATGCGGTTGACGGTTTCACCGGCCGGCAGGGTCAGGTCGAGCTGCTGGCCACCCTCGACATAGGTATTCCAGTCCGGCAGCTGGAAGTAATCATCCCGCCCGGCCAGCCGCGAGCGGTTGTAGACGCCCGGCCAGGTGGTCTCGGCGATGCCGTCGGTCGCCTTCCACATCCACTGCTTGTGGTCCTTGGTATCGGCGAATTCGATTTTGCGGATCGTGGTGGTCGGGGCACTCAGTGCCGGCGGCGGCGTGGCGTCCCACCCATGGCGATGGCGCCAGGCGCGCATCGGGTCAGGCGCGGCCACGGCCGTGGTCGGGGCAGCATTCCGGGCCAGTGCGGCCATGCCGGCCGGATCGAGCAGACGGTCGTAGACGCGGATCTCGTCGAAATCGCTGCCACGCAGGAAGTTGTAGCGGCTCTGCACCTGGTAGGGCGCCATCACGCGTCCGGCCAGGCCGAGCTGATCGAGTGCGGCGTCGTAGTCGGCGGTGGTCTCCTGGCGGGCAACCTCTTTGCCGTCCACGTACAGGCGCACGCCGTGGTTTTCGTCCCAGCCGAAGGCGATGTGCTGCCACTGCTGCGGCGAGGGGTTCTGGTCGAGCTTGAACGACACGCGGGTGCGCGCCAGGTTGGCATCGGTGACGAAGGCATCGAAGCCGTGGCCGTTCCAGTCGATGCGCAGCCAGGCCATGTCCCAGCTGCTGTGGTCGGCATAACCAACCCGGAAGATCACGAACGGTGCTTCACCCACCGCGTAGCGCGAACGCCAGAAGAAGCCCAGCGTACCGCGTTGGGCCTGGATGTTGCCGGGGGCATTCCACGACAGCACGCCGTCATCGGCCCATTCGATCGCACTGCCATGCGCCCCGTCGGGCACCCGCTTCACCTTGTCCACGAAGTTGGGGACCGGGTCGCCTGCGGCGGTATCGGCCTGCAGGCCCTGGTCGGCCGACACGTGGAACAGCAGCTGGGGCGCGGTCTGCGCCCAGGCGGTGCCACTGCCCGCAAGCAGCAGCGCCAGCAGGCTGGCGGACAGGCGGGAGGGGCGGATCGAGGCGGCGACAACGCGATGCATGAGACCTTCCTTTCGACAGCAGAAACAGTACAGCGGAACCAGCAGCGGGGGTCAGCCGCTCACGGTGGCCTCCCGCCCCGGCACCGCGCCCGCCATCCCGGAGAGAAGGATGCAAGCGGACGCGATACCTGTGGCGGAAGACGCAGCACGGTCAGAACTTGTAACGCAGGCCGAGGTAGTACTGGCGGCCCGTATGGGTGTAGCGATCCGGCAGCGACAGCGCTGAATCGACATAGCGCTCGTCGGCGGTGTCAAGCAGGTTGATCGCCTCGAAGGTCAGCGAGAGGTTCTTGTTGACCTTGTAGGACATGTTGAAGTCCACGTTCTCCACGCTGTACTTGCCCTGCACGTCGGCGGTGGCGAACTGGTTGCCGTCCAGGTCCCACACGTTCTCCTGCGAGAGGATCGTGCTGATGTACGCGTCGCGGTAGCTGGTGGAGACGCGGGCGCTGAAGCGGCCGTCGTCGTAGTACAGAGTGGCGTTGTACGAGTTCGGCGAGAGATTCAGCAGGTCGTTCTCGGTGTAGGTGGTGACGATCGTGCTGCCGGTGCCCGAGCTGAACATGTATTTGATCTTGGATTCGACGTGCGTGTAGTTCAGCTGCACGCCGAAGTTCTTCCAGAAGCCGGGCAGGAAGCTGAAAGGCTGCTGGTAGGACACTTCATAGCCCTTGAGCGGGCCGCCCGGGGTGTTGAAGTAGCTCTGCACGTTGAACACGGTGTCCGGGCTGAAGCCGGTCGGCAGCAGGTCCAGCGAGTAGCCCATGTCCGCCCAGGTGGTGAGCAGGCGCGTGCGCTGCACGTAGCTGTCGATGTCCTTGTAGAACAGCGCCGCCGACAGCAGGGCCCCTTCCTCGAAGTACCACTCCGCGCTCAGGTCGTAGTTGGTCGAGCGGAACGGATCCAACTTGGGGTTGCCCAGGTTGATCGAGTAGCTGCGGTCGTCATCGAAGTACGCGGTGGGTCCCCCGCTGACGCTGGGCGACAGGTTGGACAGGGTCGGGCGGGCCATGGTCTTGGCCGCGCCGAAGCGCAGCACGAAGGTGTCGCTCAGGTCCCAGGCCAGGTTCAGCGAGGGCAGCCAGTCGTCGTACTTGTGGCCGACCCGGGTGGCGACCTGCAGGCGCTCGCCGGGATCGGCGGTGGCGCTGGCCACCCCGAAGAACGGCGCGCAGGCCGAAGACAGATCGGTCGCATTGGCCGCGGTGCACGGCGCATAGCCATCGGCGGTGATCCGCGTCTGCACATAGCGCACGCCGAGGTTGCCACGGAACGCGCGGCCCAGCAGGTCGGTGTTGAAGTCGAGCTGCAGGTAGCTGCCGTAGCTCTTCTCGTTGACGTCGAAGTTGTTGTTGGACGCGCCGAAGTGGCCCACGCTGGCCAGGCGGTAGTCGCCGCCCAGGGTACCGGTGTCGCAGTTGCAGTAGATGTCCAGCAGCTTGGCGATCTGGTTGAAGTCCGGCACCAGCCAGCTGTTGGGCAGGTTGCCGTCCATGCCCTTGCCGAAGCCGCTCAGCGTATCGCTCAGGTCACCGACGGTGACGCCGGCCGGCAGTGCCTGCGACAGGCGCCCGTAACTGATGTTGCGGAACTCCTGCGTGCTCATGTCGTAGTCCTTGTAGGCCAGACCACCGCGCAGGGTGAAGGTGGGGCTGATATCGAAGGTCAGATCGACCTTGGCCGTGTCGAAGGCGTTGTCGACGTACTGCGGATTCAAGCGCACTTCACTGATGTTGCCGCCACGCGCGGTGCCGTTGGCGTTGACCGGCGTGCTGCCGTAGCCGAGCCACTTCCAGTTGTCCACGGCGTTGAGATCGAACGGGAAGGACATCGCCGGCACCTTGCCGTTGCGCATGTCCAGCACGAAGCCGTCCAGGTTGCTGTTGTCGAAGCTGACCATCGAGAAGACCGGCCGCTCATAGTTCGACTCGGAGTGGCCGACCACGGCATCCAGGCGCACCGCATCGTTGAAGCGATGCTCCAGGTTCAGGCTGAACTGCTTGAACTCGGTGCTTTCTTCGATGGCGGTGGATTCGGTGCGGAAGTCGACGTTGTCGAACACGCCGTAGGTCAGGCGGTTCTGCTCATCGGCCTGCGCCTCGCGGACCACGATCTGGGTCTTGCCGCCGTACTGCGCGGTGCGATGCAGGTTGGCGCCGATGGAGTCTTCGCGCACGTTCTTGTCGAGCTTGGAGTACAGCATGTCCAGGTTCAGCTGCGTGTCGTCGCTGACCTTGAACTGCAGCGCGCCGGTGACACCCAGGCGCTCGATCTCATGTTCGGTGCGGATATAACGCGGGTAGCGCGGGATCCAGGCGTTGGTCGCGGTCTCGTAGGCGGCGATGTTCTCCGCCGTCGCCGCAGGGCGATCCAGGCCGGGGCCGCAGTGGGTCGCATCGATGCCGTAGCTGCCCCAGCCGTTGCTGCGCGCCTGGTTGGCGGCGCTGCCGACACCGGCGGCGGTTTCATTGGCCAGCGGGTTGCGCGGGGTCTGCGGGTCGTAGCCGGCCGGGCTGCAGAAGCCGTAGGTGCCG contains the following coding sequences:
- a CDS encoding carboxylesterase/lipase family protein: MTDTPADLQRRRFLRDSARYALMLGATSLPLLPAFAGVPGPRHDAAPLARVRSGRLRGQLEQGVNVFRGIPYGADTAPRRFQPAVQESAWRGVRDALAYGNAAPQGGNEGPGSEDCLYLNVWTPALRDGGKRPIVFYIHGGAYNNGSGSDPLYDGSALCRRGDVVVVTVNHRLNVFGYLYLAQLGDARFADSGNVGQLDLVQALQWVRQHAPEFGGDAGNITVVGQSGGGAKIATLMAMPAARGLFQRAWTMSGQQVTAAGPRAATQRAQIAMQAVGAADAEALRTMPMEALLAATRARDPSRVENSSLYVGPVLDGRSLPVHPFWPEAPAQSAGIPMVIGNTHDETRAFLGNDPANFALTWETLPAKLEKEQYVDLLPSVVIAEYRRLYPHYTPSEVFFAATTAGRSWRGAVEELEARARQGAPTWAYQLDWSSPLDGGRFGAFHTLDIPLVFDNIDRPGSRTGNGEEASRVAATMSEALIAFARHGDPNHGGLPRWQTYSINRRETMLFDATSQQADDPRGGERRLYQQAPFIQRGTF
- a CDS encoding alpha/beta hydrolase, which codes for MRRPLVLSLFPFLLLACGLARAAEHAVPDTEPAAGAADRIALWPAGEVPGEAGPASVPNVVERSHDPALPDRYIDNVSAPYLVVYRPPRPNGSALLVVPGGGYQRIVLDKEGTALVPAFVEQGGVTLFVLRYRLPAGRSDRQAALADAQRAMRVIRADASRWQIDPQRVGVMGFSAGGHVAARLSNGFDAPVYPHRDAIDALSARPDVALLIYPVIDMGAHAHTGSRARLLGPHPDAALQARFSMQEQVRTDTPPTFLVHAQDDTVVSVDNSLVYYQALRRAGVATEMHLFPFGGHGFGVRIPAGLTAAQWPELALRWIPSRHTEPARHD
- a CDS encoding rhamnogalacturonan acetylesterase, with the protein product MSAAQAAVDPAVMDRPAPTPIRASKIVLVGDSTTAVQGGWGPAFCARHVTSFLTCTNLARGGRSTYNYRAEGSWALAEAEMRMPGYAQTWVLIQFGHNDQPGKPGRSTDLQREFPDNLRRYVREVRAAGAQPVLLTPLTRRQFADGVLIDDLAPWAEAVRTVARELEVPLVDLHARSRAVVQALGPVASMPLAQAAATPAQVSAALGGTTVGAAPVAGAPVAQNNAATEPMGQAKVAFDYTHLGPDGAALFATLVTEELARQVPSLRPLLIP
- a CDS encoding PhzF family phenazine biosynthesis protein, whose translation is MPTLPFQQVNVFSRDPLRGNPLAVVLDAESIDDTRMAAFAHWTNLSETTFLLPPTDPQADYRVRIFTTLEELPFAGHPTLGSCHAWLAHGGVPKGEEIVQECGIGLVRIRRSAAGLAFLAPPLLRGDALAPDLREQVRRGLGVATQDVVDARWADNGTGWLALRLRDRAAVLAIQPDYAQLQGLKVGVFGPWQADDGDEAQYESRAFIAGDGAPEDPATGSLNAGIARWLLSTGEAPERYVISQGTAMGRAGRLRVERVGEALWIGGDCVTCIEGQVTL
- a CDS encoding cysteine dioxygenase family protein: MQDQCNPFPPFHGRDRLIAAVDHAVQHEHAHQIATTLRSALREAIADSRIQLPACVHRPIQDHYARRELYRSPVHGYSIVAMSWGPGQGTPLHDHSGLWCVEGVWMGQLEITQYQLLERDGERFRFRPEAAVVGDCGSAGSLIPPHEYHTIRNTSDAELAISVHVYQGEMTRSAIFEPEADGWYQRRVQVMETDAA